In Paralcaligenes sp. KSB-10, the following are encoded in one genomic region:
- a CDS encoding TRAP transporter small permease subunit, with the protein MKFFLAISRTIDYINTKVGQAVTWLTLIVVVVSASNAVVRKLFNISSNAWLELQWYLFGAIFLLAAGYTFLRNEHVRVDVLAQRFSKRTQIKIEIFGVLFFLLPAAVIIFWLSIPFFYEAFALNEQSSNSGGLVRWPAKLLIPAGFGLLILAGLSHLIKCVGYLRGACPDPTAREKAQSAEEELALEILRQAELDRARTPANHIASKGH; encoded by the coding sequence ATGAAATTTTTCTTAGCAATATCAAGAACGATAGACTACATAAATACCAAAGTAGGGCAGGCCGTCACGTGGCTGACCCTGATCGTGGTTGTGGTTAGCGCCTCCAATGCCGTTGTGCGCAAACTGTTCAATATCAGTTCGAATGCGTGGCTGGAACTCCAGTGGTATCTGTTTGGAGCCATATTCCTGCTGGCGGCGGGTTATACGTTCTTGCGCAACGAGCATGTACGTGTCGACGTGCTGGCGCAGCGCTTCTCCAAGCGCACCCAGATCAAGATCGAGATTTTCGGCGTCCTGTTTTTCCTGCTGCCCGCCGCTGTGATTATCTTCTGGCTGTCTATTCCTTTTTTCTACGAAGCGTTTGCGTTGAACGAGCAGTCGTCCAACTCGGGCGGGCTGGTACGCTGGCCGGCCAAACTTCTGATCCCTGCGGGGTTTGGCCTGTTGATCCTGGCGGGCCTGTCGCACCTGATCAAGTGCGTGGGGTATCTGCGTGGCGCCTGTCCCGATCCGACCGCACGTGAAAAGGCGCAAAGCGCCGAAGAAGAATTGGCCCTGGAAATCCTGCGCCAGGCCGAACTCGATCGGGCGCGGACGCCTGCCAACCACATCGCAAGCAAGGGCCATTGA
- a CDS encoding TRAP transporter large permease subunit yields MEFFVDNLAPIMFINLIVFLLLGFPVAFSLAANGILYGLVAVDLGMIQPALFQALPQRVFGIVSNDTLLAVPFFTLMGLVLERSGMAEDLLETIGQLFGPVRGGLAIAVVLVGAMLAATTGVVSASVISMGLISLPIMLRYGYDRRLASGVIAASGTLSQIIPPSLVLIVLADQLGRSVGDMYRGALIPGFVLAGAYILYVVVLSFINPAAAPALPEEARIYGQANGRRGLRSLAVLTLIACTVSYFGSEHYFHTHANVPIDERVVVMLMVWGLTALAIALVNKVFRLGLLSKIAERVTFVMIPPLFLIFLVLGTIFIGMATPTEGGAMGAVGAILMAVSRGRFSLSLLKQAMDTTTKLTCFVVFILVGSTVFSLSFRGVNGDLWVEHLLIGLPGGQWGFLIVVSVLTFFLAFFLDFFELAFIIVPLLGPVAEKMGIDLIWFGVLLAVNMQTSFMHPPFGFALFYLRSVAPKEDYHDRVTGKLIPRVTTGQIYWGSIPFICIQIAMVAAVLVFPRMVTHYKDGAVTVDASKVQFGNTSAYGSDSYGYGDAGSSAVTDPGAAFK; encoded by the coding sequence ATGGAGTTTTTTGTCGATAACCTGGCTCCGATCATGTTCATCAACCTGATCGTATTTTTGCTCTTGGGGTTCCCGGTGGCTTTTTCGCTGGCGGCCAACGGCATTCTGTACGGCCTGGTGGCGGTTGATCTGGGAATGATTCAGCCCGCATTGTTTCAAGCTCTCCCGCAACGTGTGTTTGGCATCGTGTCCAACGATACCCTGTTGGCGGTGCCTTTCTTTACGCTGATGGGCTTGGTGCTCGAGCGGTCCGGCATGGCCGAAGACTTGCTCGAAACCATAGGGCAGTTGTTTGGCCCCGTGCGCGGCGGGTTGGCGATAGCCGTGGTGCTGGTGGGAGCCATGCTGGCCGCAACCACAGGGGTAGTCTCGGCATCGGTCATTTCCATGGGCCTGATTTCCCTGCCCATCATGCTGCGCTACGGCTACGACCGAAGGTTGGCCAGCGGGGTCATCGCGGCGTCTGGTACCTTGTCGCAGATCATTCCGCCGTCCCTGGTGCTGATTGTCCTGGCAGACCAACTGGGCCGGTCGGTTGGCGATATGTATCGGGGCGCCCTGATCCCCGGCTTTGTGCTGGCGGGCGCCTATATTCTGTATGTCGTGGTTTTATCGTTCATCAATCCCGCTGCAGCGCCGGCGCTCCCCGAAGAAGCCCGGATCTATGGGCAGGCCAATGGCCGGCGCGGCCTGCGCTCCCTGGCTGTCCTTACCCTGATTGCCTGTACTGTGTCGTACTTCGGTTCAGAACATTACTTTCATACCCACGCCAATGTGCCCATCGACGAGCGTGTCGTGGTGATGCTGATGGTCTGGGGCCTGACGGCGCTGGCCATCGCATTGGTAAACAAGGTATTCCGGCTGGGCTTGTTGTCGAAAATTGCCGAGCGTGTCACGTTTGTCATGATACCGCCGCTATTCCTGATCTTCCTGGTTCTGGGCACTATCTTTATAGGCATGGCCACGCCCACCGAAGGGGGGGCCATGGGCGCTGTCGGAGCCATTCTGATGGCCGTCTCGCGCGGCCGTTTTTCGCTTTCCCTGCTCAAGCAGGCCATGGATACCACCACCAAGCTGACCTGCTTCGTGGTGTTCATCCTGGTGGGCTCGACGGTGTTCAGCCTGAGCTTCCGGGGCGTCAATGGCGACTTATGGGTCGAGCACCTGCTCATCGGCTTGCCTGGCGGACAATGGGGCTTCCTGATCGTGGTAAGCGTGCTGACCTTCTTTTTGGCATTCTTCCTGGATTTCTTCGAGCTGGCGTTCATTATCGTGCCCTTGCTGGGGCCGGTGGCCGAGAAAATGGGGATCGACCTGATCTGGTTCGGCGTATTGCTGGCCGTCAATATGCAGACCTCGTTCATGCATCCGCCTTTTGGCTTTGCCCTGTTCTACCTGCGTTCCGTGGCACCCAAGGAAGACTATCACGACCGGGTTACCGGCAAGCTGATCCCCCGGGTTACCACCGGCCAGATCTATTGGGGGTCCATCCCTTTCATTTGTATTCAGATCGCCATGGTGGCGGCTGTCCTGGTTTTCCCCCGGATGGTCACGCATTACAAAGACGGCGCGGTCACCGTCGATGCCTCCAAGGTGCAGTTCGGCAACACCAGCGCTTATGGTTCGGATTCGTACGGCTATGGCGATGCGGGGAGCAGTGCGGTGACCGATCCGGGGGCCGCTTTCAAATAA
- a CDS encoding phosphoribosylanthranilate isomerase: MVPLRTRVKICGLTRPEDVDAAVQAGADAIGLVFYPKSSRLVSLKQARRLREAAPAFVDVVALFVNAMPDEVQAVIDHVQPDFLQFHGDEPPEYCAGFNHRYIRAFRLGAPDLNCSDAVLRACQTYAQAAAWLFDSYSPGYGGSGRVLDTDLLHAVRQSPDSRPVVLAGGLVAESVAASIRSVHPYAVDVSSGVEASPGIKSAEKIQAFMRGVREGDAVRAQALDLA; this comes from the coding sequence ATGGTTCCCCTGCGTACCCGGGTCAAAATTTGCGGTCTGACCCGCCCTGAAGATGTCGACGCCGCCGTACAGGCCGGCGCGGATGCCATTGGCCTGGTGTTTTATCCCAAAAGCTCGCGCCTGGTCTCGCTAAAGCAGGCACGGCGCCTGCGCGAGGCGGCGCCGGCTTTTGTCGATGTGGTGGCCTTGTTCGTCAATGCCATGCCCGATGAAGTTCAGGCGGTCATCGATCATGTGCAGCCCGATTTTCTGCAGTTTCATGGCGATGAGCCCCCGGAATACTGCGCCGGCTTCAATCACCGCTATATACGAGCTTTCCGCCTGGGAGCTCCCGACCTGAATTGCTCCGATGCTGTGTTGCGCGCGTGTCAGACTTATGCGCAGGCGGCCGCGTGGTTGTTCGACAGCTACAGCCCCGGCTACGGGGGCAGCGGCCGAGTGCTGGATACGGACCTGTTGCACGCTGTTCGGCAATCGCCCGATAGCCGCCCGGTAGTTCTGGCCGGCGGCCTGGTTGCCGAATCGGTGGCGGCGTCGATCCGGTCAGTGCACCCCTATGCCGTCGATGTCAGCAGCGGCGTGGAGGCCTCTCCCGGCATCAAGTCCGCCGAGAAAATCCAGGCCTTCATGCGCGGAGTGCGCGAGGGGGATGCAGTGCGCGCCCAGGCGCTGGACCTGGCATAA